In the genome of Candidatus Saccharibacteria bacterium, one region contains:
- the rsmH gene encoding 16S rRNA (cytosine(1402)-N(4))-methyltransferase RsmH — translation MHQNKHQNKHTPVLLEEVLQYLDPRSGDSFLDLTAGYGGHAAAMLERTLAPSRATLVDRDQYAVEFLQKQFGDQVKIVHQDFLTASQELRRQDKNYECILADLGTSSPHLDNNERGFSIQQEGPLDMRMDQRQSLRASTIVNEYSMEELERILKDYGEEPKAKKIAELIIRHRPIHTTSQLAEIVKSAWRGRSRIHPATRTFQALRIAVNSELEQLEQAIPLWVDMLAPGGRLAIISFHSLEDRIVKQQLAKYAGNRYDADLRLLSKKPVIAGKNEKVSNPRARSAKLRVAAKINNKQKGEI, via the coding sequence ATGCACCAAAATAAACACCAAAACAAACATACGCCAGTATTGCTTGAAGAAGTGTTGCAGTACCTAGATCCACGTAGCGGGGACTCGTTCCTTGATCTTACGGCTGGGTACGGCGGACACGCAGCAGCAATGTTGGAACGCACCTTAGCGCCAAGCAGGGCAACGCTCGTAGACCGCGATCAATACGCGGTAGAGTTTTTGCAGAAACAGTTCGGCGATCAAGTCAAAATTGTTCACCAGGATTTTTTGACAGCAAGCCAAGAACTTCGGCGCCAAGACAAAAATTATGAATGTATTTTGGCAGATTTAGGGACATCGTCACCGCACCTTGATAATAATGAACGTGGATTTAGTATCCAACAGGAAGGTCCGCTCGACATGCGGATGGATCAACGACAATCACTCCGTGCCTCTACGATTGTAAATGAGTACAGTATGGAAGAACTAGAAAGGATACTAAAGGACTACGGCGAAGAGCCCAAAGCTAAGAAAATAGCTGAGCTCATTATTCGTCATAGGCCAATTCACACAACCAGTCAGCTTGCTGAGATTGTAAAATCAGCTTGGCGCGGCCGTAGTCGGATACATCCGGCAACCAGGACGTTTCAAGCGCTGAGGATTGCAGTCAATAGTGAGCTTGAGCAGCTGGAACAGGCAATACCCCTGTGGGTAGATATGCTTGCACCAGGTGGTCGGCTAGCGATTATTAGCTTTCATAGTTTGGAAGATAGGATCGTAAAACAGCAACTGGCAAAATATGCAGGTAATCGATATGATGCAGATTTACGATTGCTTAGCAAAAAGCCGGTGATTGCCGGCAAAAATGAAAAAGTTTCCAATCCGCGAGCTCGCAGTGCTAAACTGCGTGTCGCAGCAAAAATAAACAACAAACAGAAAGGAGAGATTTAA
- the topA gene encoding type I DNA topoisomerase, whose translation MTKNLVIVESPAKAKTIEKYLGKDFRVLSSVGHIRSIPKKVKGGEEPIDINNGFKTQYEVDADKKKVITQLKKAVKEADTVWLATDEDREGEAIAWHLCEVLKLDPKTTKRIVFHEITKPAIEEAVKNPRTVDMSLVQAQQARQILDRIVGFELSPVVWQKVPGGKSAGRVQSPAVRLLVEREREIESFEGSFSFKITAEFSSGDDTFKAELPKRFNSEGEAKQFLESLLRASFKVSDVSKTPATRNSSAPFTTSTLQQDANSKLNFGAKATMAAAQKLYQEGKITYMRTDSVNLGGQALSQITHYVTKTYGEEYHQIRTYKTKSSGAQEAHEAIRPTDISLESASDDSYAQKLYDLIRRRTLASQMAPAKLEKTVVTIAISSSKEAFEAKGEVIVFDGFLKVYGGNKKEDTILPSVKSDDVLSLDSATAKQVFARPPARYTEGSLVKKLEELGIGRPSTYATIINTILTRGYAEKGETEGEPREVIVLNLAKNDVSREVVEEKTGSDKGKLVPTTSGRVLSDFLHKHFDQIVDYGFTADVEADFDKIATGKLERNKMLEEFYKPFHELIEQSGGIDRASVAQAREVGIDPKTDKPVLARLGRYGPMLQLGATEDKTDKPRFAPMPKGAKVETVTLEQALKAFELPRIVGQTDDGKDIKANIGRFGPYIQVDKLFVSIKPRDPHTITLDEAKELYAAKLKAEAEKHIAEFGDIKVLNGRFGPYVTDSKKNAKIPKDTDPKKLTESDAKKLLAEAPAKKRGGFKRRATKSKK comes from the coding sequence TTCAAAACCCAGTACGAAGTAGACGCTGACAAGAAAAAGGTTATCACCCAGCTAAAAAAAGCTGTCAAAGAAGCCGACACTGTCTGGTTGGCGACTGATGAAGACCGCGAAGGGGAGGCAATAGCATGGCACTTGTGCGAAGTCTTAAAACTGGACCCAAAAACTACCAAGCGCATAGTTTTTCATGAAATAACCAAGCCAGCCATCGAGGAGGCAGTCAAAAATCCCCGTACAGTCGACATGAGCCTGGTGCAAGCACAACAGGCACGTCAGATATTAGATCGTATTGTAGGGTTTGAATTGTCGCCGGTGGTCTGGCAAAAGGTACCTGGCGGTAAATCGGCTGGTCGTGTCCAGTCACCAGCTGTCAGGTTGTTAGTGGAGCGTGAACGAGAGATAGAGTCTTTTGAAGGATCGTTTTCTTTCAAGATAACCGCCGAATTTTCATCGGGTGATGACACTTTTAAGGCAGAATTACCTAAGCGATTTAATAGCGAGGGTGAAGCCAAGCAATTCTTAGAAAGCTTACTACGTGCATCGTTCAAAGTTAGCGATGTCAGCAAAACTCCAGCTACTCGTAACTCCAGTGCGCCGTTTACAACCAGCACTTTGCAACAAGACGCCAACAGCAAACTCAACTTCGGTGCCAAGGCCACCATGGCTGCCGCTCAAAAACTATATCAAGAAGGTAAAATCACCTATATGCGAACCGACTCGGTCAATCTGGGCGGCCAAGCGCTTTCACAAATAACTCATTATGTAACTAAGACTTACGGTGAAGAATATCATCAGATTCGCACCTACAAGACCAAATCATCTGGCGCTCAGGAGGCTCACGAAGCAATTCGCCCAACCGATATTAGCCTAGAGTCAGCCAGCGATGACTCTTATGCACAGAAGCTTTACGACCTTATTCGCCGTCGCACGCTAGCCAGCCAAATGGCTCCAGCCAAGCTTGAAAAAACTGTCGTAACCATTGCAATATCCAGTAGCAAGGAAGCTTTTGAGGCCAAGGGCGAAGTTATTGTTTTTGACGGCTTCTTGAAAGTATACGGCGGCAATAAAAAAGAAGATACCATATTGCCATCTGTTAAGTCAGATGATGTGCTATCTCTTGATTCAGCAACTGCCAAACAAGTCTTTGCTCGACCACCAGCTAGGTACACCGAAGGTAGTTTGGTCAAAAAGCTAGAAGAACTTGGTATTGGCCGACCATCAACTTATGCAACTATTATCAACACCATACTGACGCGAGGTTACGCCGAAAAAGGCGAGACAGAGGGCGAACCAAGGGAAGTCATTGTTTTAAACCTGGCTAAAAACGACGTATCGAGGGAAGTCGTTGAAGAAAAGACCGGATCCGACAAGGGCAAGTTAGTGCCAACTACCAGTGGCCGCGTGTTAAGCGATTTTTTGCACAAACACTTTGACCAAATTGTCGATTATGGCTTTACGGCGGATGTTGAAGCCGATTTTGATAAAATCGCCACCGGCAAATTAGAGCGCAACAAAATGCTTGAGGAGTTTTATAAGCCATTCCATGAGCTTATAGAGCAATCTGGCGGTATTGATCGTGCCTCCGTTGCGCAGGCGAGGGAAGTCGGCATTGACCCTAAGACTGACAAGCCAGTGCTGGCTCGTTTGGGCAGATATGGTCCAATGTTGCAACTCGGCGCGACTGAGGATAAAACAGATAAGCCGCGCTTTGCCCCGATGCCAAAGGGTGCCAAAGTAGAGACCGTCACGCTTGAGCAAGCACTTAAAGCGTTTGAATTACCGCGCATTGTCGGTCAGACCGATGACGGTAAAGATATCAAAGCAAACATAGGTCGCTTCGGCCCGTATATCCAGGTAGATAAACTTTTTGTGAGCATTAAACCCCGCGATCCGCACACCATTACGCTCGATGAGGCCAAAGAACTCTACGCCGCCAAGCTTAAAGCCGAGGCAGAGAAGCACATTGCAGAATTTGGCGACATTAAGGTACTTAACGGCCGGTTTGGCCCATATGTGACCGATAGCAAAAAGAATGCCAAGATCCCCAAAGACACCGATCCTAAAAAACTAACAGAATCAGACGCCAAGAAACTGCTCGCTGAAGCCCCAGCCAAGAAACGCGGGGGCTTCAAGCGCCGCGCCACAAAGTCCAAGAAATAA
- the mraY gene encoding phospho-N-acetylmuramoyl-pentapeptide-transferase, with protein sequence MTEILTVSIQTSTVIRILALAALSFMVSMAITPIYTTAAYKYQWWKRQRSDAWSGGLAKVYQKLHAAKHKRNIPTMAGVIFVVSVSVVTLLFNLDRGQTWLPLAGMVGAGIIGLIDDYINIRGQGLGIAGMRSKIKFALHSAVALIGGWWFFARLDVSSISVPVIGELQVGFLVIALFWFIVVATANAVNITDGLDGLAGGLLVSSFAAYTLICFMQGQYALAGFCLTIVGALLSYTWFNIYPARFFMGDVGSFALGTALGIIAMQTDTIFILPVIGAVYVAETGSVIINRLSRKIRNGKKVFKSSPIHHHFEASGWPETKITMRFWILGQVAAVIGLILFVVGGL encoded by the coding sequence ATGACAGAAATACTAACAGTTAGCATACAAACAAGTACCGTCATTAGAATACTGGCATTGGCGGCGTTGAGCTTTATGGTAAGTATGGCAATAACCCCGATATATACCACTGCGGCTTATAAATACCAATGGTGGAAAAGGCAGCGTTCGGACGCATGGTCCGGCGGATTAGCCAAGGTATATCAGAAATTGCATGCTGCCAAACACAAACGAAATATTCCAACCATGGCAGGGGTCATATTTGTCGTTTCAGTTTCTGTAGTGACGTTACTATTTAATCTTGACAGAGGTCAAACCTGGTTACCTTTAGCCGGTATGGTTGGTGCCGGTATTATCGGCTTAATCGATGACTATATCAATATACGCGGACAAGGATTAGGAATTGCCGGTATGCGGTCAAAAATTAAGTTTGCGCTGCATAGTGCAGTTGCACTAATCGGTGGTTGGTGGTTCTTCGCGAGGCTTGACGTCTCAAGCATCTCGGTGCCAGTTATCGGTGAGTTACAGGTAGGTTTTTTGGTAATTGCGTTGTTTTGGTTTATTGTCGTGGCGACAGCCAACGCGGTTAATATAACAGATGGACTTGATGGACTTGCCGGCGGACTTCTGGTGTCTTCTTTCGCTGCGTATACACTGATATGTTTCATGCAAGGTCAATATGCATTGGCTGGTTTTTGTCTAACCATCGTCGGAGCATTGCTGAGCTATACTTGGTTTAATATCTATCCAGCACGGTTTTTTATGGGTGATGTTGGCTCGTTTGCGCTTGGTACGGCACTAGGTATCATCGCAATGCAAACGGATACTATTTTTATCTTGCCGGTCATCGGTGCAGTGTATGTTGCCGAGACGGGGTCAGTGATTATAAATCGACTATCTAGAAAAATCCGCAATGGTAAAAAAGTGTTTAAATCGTCACCAATTCATCATCACTTTGAGGCCAGCGGCTGGCCTGAAACCAAAATTACCATGCGGTTTTGGATACTTGGCCAAGTGGCGGCTGTTATAGGACTTATTCTGTTTGTTGTAGGAGGCTTGTAA
- a CDS encoding penicillin-binding protein 2, with product MQPSIKQLLEPVQRIRVWYVLLLLVFGLLVVRLFYIQIIQHDHYKTAAQHGQLREYEIPAERGVIEAYSNGERVPIVLNETKYTLFADPAFIEDHDQAAIEIQEIIGGDANEYKQKMTADSRYVILAKKLDKDTKKTIESLDLKGIGLRDAVYRTYPQGKLASQSLGFVNDEGEGVYGVEQALNEELSGTPGMLRAITDAQGVPLPANRENTLIEPQNGQRVVTSLDIGMQKHVEDILRANLKRAKSSSGGVVVLEADTGAIKAMANYPTYDPAKFSKVSSDDIGVFENNIVSGALEVGSIMKPLTVAAALNEGVIQRDSTYYDSGFIEVDGATITNVEESGGAGTRSIKDILQLSLNTGATWMLKQLGGGEINKQARTTWHNYMTDHYYFGQYTGIEQGYESAGSIPDPVDGFGLNIQFANTAFGQGMTATPLQMGAALASVVNGGTRYHPYLVESVISQDGGVHDRRPQAVNKEVVSRQTSKNVKELMEYVFQTNHRTYGMDSLRPKYSIGGKTGTAQVPKPEGGYYEDKFNGMFMGFVGGDNPEYIIVARVNDPQIGGYAGSTGAGPVFTDIVNVLIDNFGVTPKK from the coding sequence ATGCAACCGTCAATAAAGCAGTTACTAGAACCAGTACAACGCATCCGGGTTTGGTATGTGCTGTTATTGCTTGTCTTTGGGTTACTGGTAGTCCGGTTGTTTTATATTCAAATTATTCAACATGATCATTATAAAACTGCTGCACAGCATGGACAGCTGAGAGAGTATGAGATTCCAGCTGAGCGGGGGGTTATAGAAGCATATAGTAATGGTGAGCGGGTTCCGATTGTTTTGAACGAGACAAAATACACATTGTTCGCTGACCCTGCATTTATTGAAGATCATGATCAAGCGGCAATCGAAATACAGGAAATTATCGGAGGCGATGCCAACGAGTACAAACAAAAAATGACCGCAGATAGCCGCTACGTCATACTAGCCAAAAAACTAGATAAAGATACCAAGAAGACCATTGAGTCACTAGATCTAAAAGGTATAGGTCTACGGGATGCGGTATATAGAACCTACCCGCAGGGCAAACTTGCTTCGCAGTCACTTGGTTTTGTGAACGATGAGGGCGAAGGCGTATATGGGGTGGAACAGGCGTTAAACGAAGAGCTGAGCGGTACACCTGGAATGTTACGAGCAATAACTGATGCCCAAGGTGTGCCATTGCCGGCAAATCGCGAAAACACGTTGATTGAACCGCAGAATGGTCAGCGAGTCGTGACATCTTTGGACATTGGAATGCAAAAACATGTCGAAGATATACTCAGAGCTAACTTAAAGCGAGCCAAATCATCTTCGGGTGGTGTTGTTGTTTTGGAAGCGGACACTGGTGCCATTAAAGCAATGGCTAATTATCCGACATATGATCCGGCCAAATTCTCAAAAGTAAGCAGCGATGATATTGGTGTATTTGAAAACAATATTGTAAGCGGCGCCTTAGAAGTTGGTTCGATAATGAAACCGTTGACCGTAGCGGCGGCACTTAATGAAGGGGTAATTCAACGGGACTCTACCTATTATGATTCCGGATTTATAGAGGTTGACGGAGCTACGATTACAAATGTGGAAGAATCCGGCGGAGCGGGAACTCGTTCTATAAAAGATATTCTCCAATTATCTTTAAATACTGGTGCTACTTGGATGCTCAAGCAATTAGGCGGTGGTGAAATAAATAAACAAGCTCGCACAACATGGCACAATTATATGACAGACCATTATTATTTTGGTCAGTATACCGGGATTGAACAGGGTTATGAGTCAGCCGGTTCGATCCCTGATCCAGTTGACGGATTTGGGTTGAATATTCAGTTCGCAAACACGGCGTTTGGGCAGGGTATGACCGCAACCCCGTTACAAATGGGTGCTGCTCTTGCCAGTGTGGTAAACGGGGGTACTCGCTACCATCCTTATCTAGTAGAAAGTGTGATTTCTCAGGACGGCGGAGTGCACGATCGCAGACCGCAAGCAGTAAATAAGGAAGTTGTTTCTCGGCAAACAAGTAAAAATGTAAAAGAGCTTATGGAGTATGTGTTCCAGACGAACCACCGTACTTATGGGATGGATTCACTTCGGCCCAAGTATAGTATTGGTGGCAAAACTGGGACTGCTCAGGTACCAAAGCCAGAGGGTGGGTATTACGAAGACAAATTTAACGGTATGTTTATGGGGTTTGTCGGCGGAGATAATCCCGAATACATTATCGTGGCACGCGTTAATGACCCACAAATTGGCGGATACGCCGGTTCTACCGGTGCCGGTCCGGTATTTACCGATATCGTTAATGTACTGATAGATAATTTTGGTGTAACACCGAAGAAATGA
- a CDS encoding putative peptidoglycan glycosyltransferase FtsW, which produces MALSSASRRPAMLHRLQQRKHKPDYLLVLLSTVLLAIGLIVVYAISPGLSEQQNVSENYYVSKQFTAIGLGIVTFLIAANLKMHHIKQLKIPLIIAASLVAVAVHIFGQEVNGATRWVQIGGLSFQAVELIKFAVLIWLAGFLANRVKENNLQSFDKTFKPILIALAGVSIVVAVFQSDLGSVGVLAAMFLAMCFVAGLPMKRILMVIGILAIGTVLAISSTGYRRDRFMTFLQPESDCQSAGYQACQALIAIGSGGMFGQNVGGSVQAYGYLPESANDSIFAIFAEMFGFVGSVVLIGLFVALFARMRHIMERAPDVHSRLLIVGVLAWLSTQALINIGAMLGVLPLKGITLPFISYGGTSIIFVTATIGIVFNVSRYTTYGVNNLALSEGKGNESTFDWRRNRRAHYAPSGRRARA; this is translated from the coding sequence ATGGCTCTTTCTTCAGCATCTCGCCGGCCGGCAATGCTACACCGCTTACAACAGCGGAAACATAAACCAGATTACTTACTCGTACTGCTGAGCACCGTGTTGCTAGCTATTGGACTTATCGTTGTATACGCCATAAGCCCGGGGTTGAGTGAGCAGCAAAACGTTAGTGAAAATTATTATGTTAGCAAGCAGTTTACGGCTATTGGGCTTGGCATTGTAACGTTTCTCATAGCCGCTAACTTAAAAATGCACCATATTAAGCAGCTTAAAATACCGCTCATTATCGCTGCGTCATTAGTAGCGGTAGCTGTACATATTTTTGGCCAAGAGGTTAACGGGGCGACCCGGTGGGTTCAAATAGGCGGATTGTCGTTTCAGGCGGTTGAGCTTATTAAATTTGCAGTACTTATCTGGTTGGCAGGGTTTCTTGCCAATAGGGTTAAAGAGAATAACTTGCAAAGTTTCGATAAAACATTTAAGCCTATTTTGATCGCGCTCGCTGGAGTAAGTATTGTCGTGGCGGTATTTCAAAGCGACCTAGGTTCGGTTGGGGTTTTGGCAGCTATGTTCCTCGCCATGTGTTTTGTTGCGGGGCTACCCATGAAGAGAATATTGATGGTAATCGGTATTTTGGCGATCGGTACGGTGCTGGCGATATCTAGTACGGGCTATAGGCGAGATAGATTTATGACATTTTTACAGCCTGAGAGCGATTGTCAGTCAGCCGGTTACCAGGCATGCCAGGCGCTAATTGCAATCGGTTCCGGTGGAATGTTTGGTCAGAACGTTGGTGGTAGCGTACAAGCGTATGGGTACCTGCCCGAATCGGCTAACGATTCAATATTTGCTATTTTCGCAGAGATGTTTGGGTTTGTAGGTTCAGTGGTGTTGATTGGATTGTTCGTGGCACTGTTCGCCAGGATGCGGCACATCATGGAAAGAGCCCCGGATGTTCATAGTAGACTACTTATAGTGGGTGTTCTGGCATGGCTCAGCACCCAAGCGTTAATCAATATAGGAGCCATGCTTGGTGTACTGCCGCTAAAAGGTATTACGTTGCCGTTTATTAGTTATGGTGGTACCAGTATAATCTTTGTAACGGCCACGATAGGTATTGTGTTTAATGTATCACGATACACGACATACGGCGTGAATAACTTGGCTTTAAGTGAAGGGAAGGGTAATGAAAGTACTTTTGACTGGAGGCGGAACAGGCGGGCACATTACGCCCCTTCTGGCCGTCGCGCACGAGCTTAA
- a CDS encoding UDP-N-acetylglucosamine--N-acetylmuramyl-(pentapeptide) pyrophosphoryl-undecaprenol N-acetylglucosamine transferase encodes MKVLLTGGGTGGHITPLLAVAHELKQSSAPAEIMYVGERRGKFVHLIQNKPDIDSFKLIFAGKFRRYHNESWIKKLVDVKTNLLNLRDIIYLCIGTVQSVALLIKNRPDVIFIKGGFVGVPVGVAARILRIPFITHDSDTTPGLANRIVGRWARYHATAMPASFYPYKQSLVRHVGIPLSDNFRSVDEKTKAQYRKELTIPHNAKVVLVTGGSQGAQRMNHLVSPVLLDLLRQRSNLYIVHQTGRRGNVSYQEFKERCIVMEFIDDLHKYSAAADVIVCRGSATSLAEFAVQGKPCVVIPAPHLASGHQVKNTQHLEKLGAVLALDEVELAKQSDLLKTTLTSLLDDDTARKRLVDNFRKTTKSNAAKNIAKLLLEFNT; translated from the coding sequence ATGAAAGTACTTTTGACTGGAGGCGGAACAGGCGGGCACATTACGCCCCTTCTGGCCGTCGCGCACGAGCTTAAACAGTCGTCTGCACCCGCAGAGATTATGTATGTCGGTGAACGGCGTGGTAAATTTGTTCATCTTATTCAAAATAAGCCAGATATCGATAGCTTCAAGTTGATTTTTGCCGGTAAATTTCGGCGTTACCACAATGAAAGTTGGATAAAAAAGTTAGTCGATGTTAAAACAAACCTTCTTAACTTACGAGACATCATCTATCTTTGTATCGGTACAGTTCAATCGGTCGCTTTACTTATTAAAAATAGACCGGATGTGATATTCATAAAGGGTGGATTTGTGGGCGTGCCGGTTGGTGTAGCGGCGCGTATCTTGCGCATACCGTTCATAACTCACGACTCCGACACGACACCTGGTTTAGCTAATCGTATTGTTGGTCGCTGGGCACGATATCATGCTACAGCAATGCCAGCATCGTTTTACCCTTATAAACAATCGCTTGTGCGGCATGTGGGGATACCATTGTCAGATAATTTTAGATCTGTCGATGAAAAAACAAAGGCTCAGTATCGTAAAGAATTAACAATCCCGCATAACGCGAAAGTTGTTTTGGTGACCGGTGGAAGCCAGGGTGCGCAACGCATGAACCACCTGGTTTCTCCTGTACTTCTTGACCTATTAAGACAACGGTCAAATCTATACATAGTGCATCAAACAGGTCGTCGTGGGAACGTCTCTTATCAGGAGTTTAAAGAGCGTTGTATTGTAATGGAGTTTATTGATGATCTACATAAATATAGTGCTGCAGCTGATGTGATTGTGTGCCGGGGCAGTGCAACGAGTTTAGCTGAATTTGCGGTGCAGGGTAAACCGTGCGTGGTTATTCCGGCTCCGCATTTAGCGTCTGGTCACCAAGTCAAGAATACTCAGCACCTTGAGAAGCTAGGAGCCGTGCTTGCGCTGGATGAGGTGGAGCTAGCGAAGCAATCGGATTTGCTAAAGACGACTTTAACGAGCTTGCTTGATGATGACACAGCTCGTAAGCGGCTAGTCGATAATTTTAGAAAAACTACAAAGTCTAACGCTGCAAAAAATATCGCAAAACTATTGCTCGAGTTTAATACATGA
- a CDS encoding cell division/cell wall cluster transcriptional repressor MraZ codes for MATIDYFERKLDSKRRLTIPAELRDELSSGVVITKGFKDYLHLYPKAVWDELVEPQLQGSILDESVADLNVQFRMGKTEATLDGKQGRISIEQHLLDHAGIDRGVVAIRAGKYWRLVAA; via the coding sequence ATGGCCACGATAGACTATTTCGAAAGAAAGCTCGACAGCAAGCGGAGGTTGACAATACCAGCCGAGCTTCGAGACGAGCTGAGTAGCGGGGTAGTTATCACCAAAGGGTTCAAAGACTATTTGCATTTGTACCCTAAGGCAGTATGGGATGAGCTAGTTGAGCCGCAGCTCCAGGGAAGTATCCTTGATGAGAGCGTAGCGGATCTCAACGTGCAGTTTCGTATGGGTAAAACCGAAGCAACGCTTGACGGAAAGCAAGGTCGGATATCTATCGAACAGCATTTACTTGACCATGCCGGGATTGATCGTGGTGTTGTTGCTATACGTGCTGGTAAATACTGGCGCCTAGTTGCAGCATAG
- a CDS encoding sigma factor-like helix-turn-helix DNA-binding protein, with protein sequence MTESSGTLNIEKIVNDILGTIDREREREIISRRFGLFDRKETLEQIGELLGITRERVRQLEKAVIARLKSQAEQGQLPHINEVQDKFLTELHELGKIARITDLSAKFHKDNSKENQSKIAFLAQLCPRLAVIEDNDHFHHAVGIREVHDEKTIKELVSGVIETVKKLGEPASAEEIAKHAGHEDHKHTQALASASKHLATLNNRWGLIKWPMVNPKNIRDKIYVILHESGKHMHFNEIADTIKQSEFKRKDVTTQAIHNELIKDKRFVLIGRGIYALKEWGYDRGTVADVIADILKENGQPMHRDEIVKAVLKSRQVKETTILLNLQGKPQFKRVAKATYSLAE encoded by the coding sequence ATGACTGAATCCAGTGGTACGCTAAATATCGAAAAAATCGTAAACGATATATTAGGCACTATAGACAGGGAGCGAGAACGCGAAATTATTTCTCGTAGATTTGGCCTGTTTGACCGTAAAGAAACCCTGGAACAAATTGGTGAACTACTTGGCATTACCCGAGAACGTGTCCGCCAGCTTGAAAAGGCAGTCATTGCGCGATTAAAATCTCAAGCAGAGCAGGGACAGTTACCACACATTAATGAGGTACAAGACAAATTCTTGACTGAATTACATGAGCTAGGGAAGATCGCTCGAATTACGGATTTAAGTGCAAAGTTCCACAAAGATAACAGCAAAGAGAACCAATCAAAGATCGCTTTTTTGGCTCAGCTTTGCCCACGTCTAGCGGTTATTGAAGACAACGATCACTTCCACCACGCTGTTGGTATCAGGGAAGTTCACGACGAAAAAACCATAAAAGAACTTGTTTCTGGGGTTATTGAAACTGTAAAGAAGCTAGGTGAACCGGCCAGCGCCGAAGAAATCGCCAAGCATGCCGGACATGAAGACCACAAGCATACACAGGCACTTGCAAGTGCTAGCAAACACCTTGCCACGCTAAACAACAGATGGGGCTTAATTAAGTGGCCCATGGTTAACCCAAAGAATATACGTGACAAAATATATGTCATCTTGCACGAGAGTGGTAAACATATGCACTTTAATGAGATAGCTGACACCATAAAGCAAAGCGAGTTTAAGCGCAAAGATGTAACAACACAAGCAATTCACAATGAGCTTATTAAAGACAAACGATTTGTTTTAATTGGACGCGGTATTTACGCCTTAAAAGAATGGGGTTATGACCGTGGAACTGTAGCCGACGTGATCGCAGACATACTTAAGGAAAACGGCCAACCAATGCACCGTGATGAAATCGTCAAAGCAGTACTTAAGAGCCGCCAGGTTAAAGAAACTACTATTTTGCTAAACTTACAAGGCAAGCCGCAGTTTAAACGCGTTGCCAAAGCCACTTACAGCCTCGCCGAATAG